The Brassica oleracea var. oleracea cultivar TO1000 chromosome C6, BOL, whole genome shotgun sequence genome includes a region encoding these proteins:
- the LOC106296758 gene encoding uncharacterized protein LOC106296758 isoform X1, with protein sequence MGTVGGNVKDCREMFEGSAAQTRITPFSSTNQIKNPVAYKLVRVAGDGRLVPATDEEIFKVNETDMHTASDACQSVGSLSAQGLPSQLPQLEETSQGLLQSGCVEPYTEQVNSQPEYNEQMLQKVEQDERLAMVHSPHMLSAPDANSQCCNETSMFNEDHVHHEPSLQQPIPFSSDVQNGCNVDQSNTVEPCSNAAASPKETAAPPADAQRPDFSLVRGEICLNNLPIKALQETFKATFGRETTVKDKTWLKRRITTGLTNSCNVPTTNLTIKDKKLVGNQDKANDAPPSSTDNSNGHSNASGHSLTEDFSSEERAAKRVRKPTRRYIEELSENDEKQPVVTSKDQKLSEKSDVRSISVSLGTRVTVTRVVSLAGSEIEVPYVSLVRRSRPRENIMALMECHSSCLEAKASSGESNMLYSEVLKSASGPDQKESATSSSNNEEDVLTEVDQDMETENIDSSGNSSDDNNNIGLPTMQGGGLRRKHHRAWTLSEVTQLVEGVAKYGAGKWSEIKNLSFSSHSYRTPVDLKDKWRNLLLRTNFAQSPSNIMGSLKKHGSMHIPMQLLLQVRELAEKQALVPRNHR encoded by the exons ATGGGGACTGTGGGTGGAAATGTTAAGGACTGCAGAGAGATGTTTGAAGGCAGTGCTGCTCAGACAAGGATCACACCTTTCTCTTCAACAAATCAGATTAAGAATCCTGTTGCCTACAAGCTTGTCCGG GTTGCAGGAGATGGGAGACTAGTGCCTGCAACCGATGAAGAAATTTTTAAGGTCAATGAGACGGATATGCATACTGCGTCAGATGCTTGTCAGAGTGTAGGCTCCCTTTCCGCCCAAGGGTTACCTTCTCAGTTACCCCAACTAGAAGAAACTTCTCAAG GTTTATTGCAGTCTGGATGTGTGGAACCATATACAGAGCAGGTGAATTCTCAACCTGAG TATAACGAGCAGATGTTGCAAAAGGTCGAACAGGATGAGAGACTTGCCATGGTACATAGTCCTCACATGCTTTCTGCTCCAGATGCCAACAGCCAGTGTTGTAATGAAACCAGTATGTTTAATGAGGATCATGTCCACCATGAACCTTCGCTGCAGCAACCCATTCCTTTCTCATCAGATGTTCAGAACGGATGCAATGTGGATCAATCTAATACGGTTGAACCATGCTCAAACGCAGCAGCTAGTCCAAAAGAAACTGCAGCGCCTCCTGCTGATGCTCAAAGACCTGATTTTTCTTTAGTTAGAGGTGAGATATGCTTGAATAATTTACCTATTAAGGCACTGCAAGAAACATTCAAGGCAACCTTTGGCCGTGAGACGACTGTTAAGGACAAGACTTGGCTGAAAAGGAGGATTACAACGGGACTTACTAATTCCTGTAATGTACCAACCACTAACCTGACAATTAAAGATAAAAAACTAGTTGGAAATCAAGACAAGGCCAATGATGCACCACCTTCTAGTACTGATAATTCGAATGGACATTCAAATGCTTCTGGCCATAGTCTCACTGAAGATTTTTCCAGTGAAGAGAGGGCTGCAAAAAGGGTTAGGAAACCTACACGAAGATACATTGAAGAACTTTCAGAAAACGATGAGAAACAGCCAGTGGTTACTTCAAAAGATCAGAAGCTATCAGAAAAATCTGATGTGAGGTCTATTAGCGTCTCCTTAGGGACGAGAGTCACCGTCACCAGGGTGGTGTCCCTTGCTGGATCTGAAATTGAGGTTCCTTATGTTTCTCTTGTCCGGAGAAGCCGTCCAAGAGAGAACATCATGGCTCTTATG GAATGTCACTCCAGTTGCTTGGAGGCAAAAGCTAGTTCAGGAGAGAGTAACATGCTATACAGTGAAGTGCTAAAGTCGGCTTCTGGACCAGACCAGAAAGAA TCAGCTACAAGTAGCAGCAACAATGAGGAGGATGTTCTCACTGAGGTTGATCAAGACATGGAGACAGAGAACATAGACTCATCTGGAAATAGCTCAGATGACAATAATAACATTGGCTTGCCAACGATGCAAGGTGGTGGACTTAGAAGGAAGCATCACCGAGCTTGGACTCTATCTGAGGTTACACAATTAGTAGAAGGTGTAGCCAAGTATGGAGCTGGGAAGTGGTCTGAAATCAAAAATCTTTCGTTTTCATCTCATTCGTACCGTACCCCTGTAGATCTCAAG GACAAATGGCGAAATCTTCTTCTGAGAACAAACTTTGCTCAGAGTCCCTCAAACATTATG GGAAGTCTCAAGAAACATGGATCGATGCACATTCCTATGCAGCTTCTGTTGCAGGTAAGGGAACTCGCGGAGAAGCAAGCACTGGTCCCACGGAATCACCGATAA
- the LOC106296758 gene encoding uncharacterized protein LOC106296758 isoform X2: MGTVGGNVKDCREMFEGSAAQTRITPFSSTNQIKNPVAYKLVRVAGDGRLVPATDEEIFKVNETDMHTASDACQSVGSLSAQGLPSQLPQLEETSQGLLQSGCVEPYTEQYNEQMLQKVEQDERLAMVHSPHMLSAPDANSQCCNETSMFNEDHVHHEPSLQQPIPFSSDVQNGCNVDQSNTVEPCSNAAASPKETAAPPADAQRPDFSLVRGEICLNNLPIKALQETFKATFGRETTVKDKTWLKRRITTGLTNSCNVPTTNLTIKDKKLVGNQDKANDAPPSSTDNSNGHSNASGHSLTEDFSSEERAAKRVRKPTRRYIEELSENDEKQPVVTSKDQKLSEKSDVRSISVSLGTRVTVTRVVSLAGSEIEVPYVSLVRRSRPRENIMALMECHSSCLEAKASSGESNMLYSEVLKSASGPDQKESATSSSNNEEDVLTEVDQDMETENIDSSGNSSDDNNNIGLPTMQGGGLRRKHHRAWTLSEVTQLVEGVAKYGAGKWSEIKNLSFSSHSYRTPVDLKDKWRNLLLRTNFAQSPSNIMGSLKKHGSMHIPMQLLLQVRELAEKQALVPRNHR, encoded by the exons ATGGGGACTGTGGGTGGAAATGTTAAGGACTGCAGAGAGATGTTTGAAGGCAGTGCTGCTCAGACAAGGATCACACCTTTCTCTTCAACAAATCAGATTAAGAATCCTGTTGCCTACAAGCTTGTCCGG GTTGCAGGAGATGGGAGACTAGTGCCTGCAACCGATGAAGAAATTTTTAAGGTCAATGAGACGGATATGCATACTGCGTCAGATGCTTGTCAGAGTGTAGGCTCCCTTTCCGCCCAAGGGTTACCTTCTCAGTTACCCCAACTAGAAGAAACTTCTCAAG GTTTATTGCAGTCTGGATGTGTGGAACCATATACAGAGCAG TATAACGAGCAGATGTTGCAAAAGGTCGAACAGGATGAGAGACTTGCCATGGTACATAGTCCTCACATGCTTTCTGCTCCAGATGCCAACAGCCAGTGTTGTAATGAAACCAGTATGTTTAATGAGGATCATGTCCACCATGAACCTTCGCTGCAGCAACCCATTCCTTTCTCATCAGATGTTCAGAACGGATGCAATGTGGATCAATCTAATACGGTTGAACCATGCTCAAACGCAGCAGCTAGTCCAAAAGAAACTGCAGCGCCTCCTGCTGATGCTCAAAGACCTGATTTTTCTTTAGTTAGAGGTGAGATATGCTTGAATAATTTACCTATTAAGGCACTGCAAGAAACATTCAAGGCAACCTTTGGCCGTGAGACGACTGTTAAGGACAAGACTTGGCTGAAAAGGAGGATTACAACGGGACTTACTAATTCCTGTAATGTACCAACCACTAACCTGACAATTAAAGATAAAAAACTAGTTGGAAATCAAGACAAGGCCAATGATGCACCACCTTCTAGTACTGATAATTCGAATGGACATTCAAATGCTTCTGGCCATAGTCTCACTGAAGATTTTTCCAGTGAAGAGAGGGCTGCAAAAAGGGTTAGGAAACCTACACGAAGATACATTGAAGAACTTTCAGAAAACGATGAGAAACAGCCAGTGGTTACTTCAAAAGATCAGAAGCTATCAGAAAAATCTGATGTGAGGTCTATTAGCGTCTCCTTAGGGACGAGAGTCACCGTCACCAGGGTGGTGTCCCTTGCTGGATCTGAAATTGAGGTTCCTTATGTTTCTCTTGTCCGGAGAAGCCGTCCAAGAGAGAACATCATGGCTCTTATG GAATGTCACTCCAGTTGCTTGGAGGCAAAAGCTAGTTCAGGAGAGAGTAACATGCTATACAGTGAAGTGCTAAAGTCGGCTTCTGGACCAGACCAGAAAGAA TCAGCTACAAGTAGCAGCAACAATGAGGAGGATGTTCTCACTGAGGTTGATCAAGACATGGAGACAGAGAACATAGACTCATCTGGAAATAGCTCAGATGACAATAATAACATTGGCTTGCCAACGATGCAAGGTGGTGGACTTAGAAGGAAGCATCACCGAGCTTGGACTCTATCTGAGGTTACACAATTAGTAGAAGGTGTAGCCAAGTATGGAGCTGGGAAGTGGTCTGAAATCAAAAATCTTTCGTTTTCATCTCATTCGTACCGTACCCCTGTAGATCTCAAG GACAAATGGCGAAATCTTCTTCTGAGAACAAACTTTGCTCAGAGTCCCTCAAACATTATG GGAAGTCTCAAGAAACATGGATCGATGCACATTCCTATGCAGCTTCTGTTGCAGGTAAGGGAACTCGCGGAGAAGCAAGCACTGGTCCCACGGAATCACCGATAA